The Garra rufa chromosome 20, GarRuf1.0, whole genome shotgun sequence genome contains the following window.
aaagcttatcgCGATTTATTAAATGGGAGACGTGCTACAATGCTCCATTCATTACCTGACTAAATGAtttttgggatttaagaatcaaaatCGTTTCAGAAATTTCGCAATTGAATTTtgttttacccagccctagctttCACATCCATTTATTCACAGACAAGTATGTAGGTCATAGTCTGTAAAATGGAAAAGTCCCACATATTGTAGGATACAAATTTTTACGACTCAGCATTGTTTTAGTCAGAGACcttcaaaataatgtttttaagtcTTTGACCTCGACCTTTGTGAAAAGATTTGCAAGTTACGACAGTGTGCAGGACTTCTCCTATCTTTTTCCAGTCTTACAATTTCAACACTTTATAAAATATTCTTTAACTAGTAGTGTTACATACACACACTCGCAGGTCCTTGGTGATACTGAGGAAGGAGTTGGCCAGAACGCTGGTGGTTCTGCGATGTAGTGAATGACTGCTGGTGTAGTTGATAAAGACCTTATCCATGTAGAAGTGAAGGAGCTGCCTGAGAAAACAGCAGCTTTCTGTTGCCTAACAATGGGAAGACATATAAacgacagatttttttttagtaatatgcgATACATTTTAAGTCATCAGTTTATTCTACAAAGATTATGACGCTACAGTTCCTACAAAAAgagtattaaaaaaatgttacctGTAAACTATTCATCACGTCTTTTCTAAGTAATCTGATTCCCTTGTGATCATCTCCAGAAATctgtcaaaacaaaaaaaagatattaTCAGATTGTGTTACCGTTGTAATCACTACATAACTTCAAACCACAGACACAATCAAATGAGGCCACCTTAAAAGTAGAATTGTTTACATGTGAATTTTCTGCTCTGCTTTTGCAAGGAATATGATTCATCAGCCTGATAAAGAGCTGATGACATTGGCAGGAGTTTCCACAAATCGACTGAAGTCCTTTTGCtcttttttgctttgtcatgCTTAAAAGTCATTGGCGTTTTGAACCCAAAACCGAAACATGAAAACGCATGTCTTGGCACATGCCGTTCTTTTGATTTAGGCATGCAGAGTGCAAGAAGAACTTCAAATAAATCAATAACCTGTTGGTTGACATGTCAAACCTGTCAAGAAAGCCCATTGACGTCACCAGTGACGTCATTGTTATGGTGggaaacttgacttgacttggcacaTTTATACGTTTAGCATGCACAACCAGCTATTTTAACAGAAGGAAATGCAGAGACAAATACATGACAAAGGCTAGACTGTATATGCTTACCATGTTTTGACGGATGTGCTGGAAGTGGTGTCTGAGTTCATGCGTGTGAATGTTCACTTTACAACTGCCCAAGTGAAGCCGCCGACCCTCGGCTGTGTCCCATAGACCACACAGGATGGTGCATACAAACATGCTATATATGATGAACGCGTCCTTCATTATGCTTCTGAGAGTTTGTGCTAAGAAGAAGACACTGTAAggataaaaatgaaaaatcattaggatattaagtaaagatcatgttctgtgaagatattttgtaaattttctaccgtaaatatatttcgacttaatttttaattagtaatatgcattgctaagaacttcatttgaacaactttaaaggctcaatatatttttttttttttgcaccctcacattccagattttcaagtagttgtatctcagccaaatattgtcatttcCTAACAATACCATACATCACCGGAAAGCTTTATATGCGCTATGTGCTATATAATTCTgaaatagtataaaataaatacgctgtatgttatatattattaccTGGTGAGGTCCAAGAAGTGTTTTTCTTCATAGAATGATGTGCACCTCTGCATGGCGATGGCAGGTGCTCTTATAGTGGGACAGGAGGGGAATTTCGACAGGTATTCCTTGATTCTCTTCTACCTCCCATTACAGTAAGAGGAAGTACATGTCTTGTACAATGCAAGATCATTAATGCATTACAATGGGAATTGGCACAAAGGGATGAAGGACGACTTCCGTTCAAACAATTAGTGacatacataattttattttacctGTAGTGGCACGCTATGAAGTGTAGTTGtgcaattataaatattataggCTACACTACCGTTTTAATATTTTGGGGTAAGCTTGTTTTTAAATTCTTGAAAgatgtctcttatgcttatcaaggctgcatcaacatactgtaatattgtgaaatattattcattTCCGGTAAATTTTCAGaagccattactgcagtcttcggtgtcacaaaATGCTGATTTGATGCATAATATTTCTAGTTATTATCAATTATAAAAACAGTTGTACTtaatattttcaggattctttgaggaataaaaggtttttaaagtctttactctcacttttggTCGATTTagcgcatccttgctgaatacaaatattaaattctttcaaaataaaaaaaaatttgaccctACTTTTAAACACTTTATATTACTTTGTTGGGAATTGCTGAGTACTGAAAAGTTATtctagtaacactttacaataataatttaacattagtGAACTACATTAGTAAACattaacaatacttctacagcatttattaatcttagataatgttaatttcagcatttactaatgcattattaaaatctctaaaaaagttgtgtttgttaacattagttaatgcactgtgaactatgAACTAACAATTAACAACTGTAtgtttattaactaacattaacaaagattaaaaagtagtgtaataaatgtattgttcattttttgctcaTGTTAGTTACATTTACTAATCGCCGCCTTGGAATTATAAGCTTCTATGTGCACTTTtaagatattgagcttcaaacatagacttctgtagatagaatctgtaaaaaggcccaaaatgtacacagcttacaaaaaacaatcacataatgtaaatatgtGACTTAATTTTGGCAAAAATGTCAGATAAAACCTTATGATTCCAAGGTGgtgtaatgttaacaaatgacaccttattgtaaagtgttaccagttatTTTTGTGAAATAATAATGAGGAGGAAAGACTGTACATTGCTTGTACTCATCATTTGGTTGATCTTTATTTAGCCTCCTTCATGTAAAAGGCAGATAACTGTACACTTACCACAGGGACGGTCCCTCAGGGGCCTTTTTTGTTGATAAGGGGCTCGGTCAAGTGATAACCGTCATAATCATATCACTTCCGAAATTTGAACTTAGGACGTTTCGTTTACTAGCTGTACAAACATCTCTACATCATTGCATGTGTGTACATCATCTGATAAAGACTGACTGAACAGTTCGGTGTTTCCTTTTCAATCAAGTGTCAGTTTTTTCATCTTTCAGTACAGCTCACATGAACAATTACGTAAATCAAATTTCCTTTAGTCACCAAAAATTGTTTTCATATTTGACGTATGGTTAATTTGTCTTAATTTTCTTGTAAACGTGCCAACTAATTTCTTCCTGACAGTATTGTGTTATGTGAcaatgtttgttttgcttttcttttGAAAGTACATGGTAGGCTACAGTAGGACGCTATTTCTGCTACTGTTTGGCTTCATTGATAGGAAATACAGTAAATTTAGACCTTTCTTGCTCTGTTTCCTGTTGCTGCAGGcagtttgttttctgtttgtcCTTCCTAACAACGGTTGCTCTGAATGTTTGCCAATCAAACCTGTACTACTGCAAGAAACAGGTAGCTGTGTTTGGAAAGACTTCTCTTTGCCCAGAAAGGAAACAGATGACATGAAATACTTGTTTGATTAGTAGTTTAAAATCTTAAAGATGTTGAGACAGCAAATTCATTTGCAGGAAGAGTCAGTAAGCAGGAAGAGAACTAAAAAACGAATAATTATCATTAATAGATAGTGCCAAATAAAAAGTTCCTGGTTTTACTGTTGCATTATGTCACCATGTAGGAACCTGAAACATGATTTCAATGGTTCACGTTGTGATAACTACTCTGAAAGTTCCCACAAGGTGTCACTATAAACATGAAAGAAAAATGTGCTAGGTAAACATGGCTTTGGAAAAGTTTGTGTAAGTGGttcttttaaaggtatagttcacccaaaaatgaaaatttatgtcgttccaagcctgtaagaccttcgtccaTCTTCAGGACATAAATAaaggtatttttgatcaaatccaagagctttctgaccctgcatagacagcaacataactaccatattcaaggcccagaaaggtagtaaggacattgttaaaataacccATGTGACATCAAAGGTTCAACtgcaatgttataaagctacgtataaatatatataaagtataaatactttttgtgcacaaagaaaacaaaattaacaactttattcaacaatttcttctcttctgtcaaACTTCAGTTAGGATAGTTCGACGCATGCCCAGCCTTACTTGACCTAGAATATACAgatgatgaactaagagagaATGATGTTCTACCTCagaaataaattgttgaataaagtcattattttaggtttttttttgctCCATAAAatcaaggttgaaccactgatgtcacatggaccatcaaaaatatcttaatttatgttccgaagataaacaaaggtcttgagagtgagtaattaatgacaaaattttcagttttttagttCACTGAAAAATTCTTTTGGAACCTTGATTTTGTTAAGGGTGTATAGTAAATTCTACACTAAACTTGTCTAGGTTTATTGTTATGTGAAGTGTAAATAGTAGGTGAATTCTACATATTCTGCATATGACTTTTTCAACCGAGTATGTTGAAACGGAACATttgttttttatacatatttatttagatAGAAATACTGTCACAAGATAAAGGCAGGACTACACACAGTACCTTAAAAACACAGGCACATTAAGGACATTTTCAACTACACAGTAGTTACATTATTCCCCCCTTTATAATTTTGTTTCATTATATCTTAGTCTACCCCTAAAGATCAATAAACTCATTATTGTAACTACGCTTGTTGTCTGTCGCACAGTACGTCAGTTAATGTACCTTTATTTTTAGGGTTTAATTAATTCCATTCAGCCATCGCTGCTGCCGCTTCGGTTcggtatattcacatagaaacgtTTAATGCAGAATACTCATGCTCAGTTGTATTCAAGGCAGGAAATTCAATAAATATGATGCATTGAAAGTTTTTAGGTTACACAATGA
Protein-coding sequences here:
- the il19l gene encoding interleukin 19 like, with product MKDAFIIYSMFVCTILCGLWDTAEGRRLHLGSCKVNIHTHELRHHFQHIRQNMISGDDHKGIRLLRKDVMNSLQATESCCFLRQLLHFYMDKVFINYTSSHSLHRRTTSVLANSFLSITKDLRVCHANAHCECGEDAKQKLAAIQTTYDKLDQAAGAVKAIGELDSLLEWIESFQHH